The Gemmatimonadales bacterium DNA window TCGATCGAGCCGTTGACGGTCTCCGCCTCGAAATCGGCGCTGAGGTCCTTGGGCACCGACAAGGTGACCCCGCCGTTCACGGTCTCGAAGTGCAGCGGCGCGGTGCCCTGGCCGTGGACGACCGCGGTCACGCTGCCGTTGACGGTGTTGGCCGACGCGTCCCCGCTGGTGGTCTCCAGCCGCACGCTGCCGTTGACGGTGCTGGCGTCCACAGGGCCGGCGAGGCCGTTCGCCTCGACGTCGCCGTTCACGGTGCCACCGGAAAACGCGACGCCGGCCGGCAGCTGGGCGTGGAATTCCACCTCCACGTCGTTGTTGCGCGTGTTCATGCGGTAGTCGTCGCCGGCACCGCAGTGGTTCGAGGAGCCCGGATAGACCGCGCAGATGGTGACGCTGCCCTCGTGCTCGACGACCTCGATCCTGACGTC harbors:
- a CDS encoding DUF4097 family beta strand repeat-containing protein, which gives rise to MNYGLVGLAAAAVALAPGWGHSPRHAPPQGDQWSWHGRIASGKTLAIRGVNGGVTAEAASGGEVLVTATKRAHNHGDADDVRIEVVEHEGSVTICAVYPGSSNHCGAGDDYRMNTRNNDVEVEFHAQLPAGVAFSGGTVNGDVEANGLAGPVDASTVNGSVRLETTSGDASANTVNGSVTAVVHGQGTAPLHFETVNGGVTLSVPKDLSADFEAETVNGSIETDFPITVTGRINRRHLDGRIGQGGRHLKIETVNGSIRLRSL